Proteins encoded by one window of Blastopirellula marina:
- a CDS encoding endonuclease/exonuclease/phosphatase family protein, translating into MRALILSSLAFIVGLVAATGCNVEQVLEQLPSGTQATTTSNPQPGESIRLASFNIQVFGQSKIEKPEVMKVLTQVVKSFDIVAVQELRSKEQDVIPRWLEMINADGSRWASLVGPRLGRTASTEQYVFLYNTAKIEFVDKSDFTINDPHDLLHREPYVASFRTRVGPGVQPFSFTLINIHTDPDEVDEELDALAEVYEVVRDANPNEDDVILLGDLNTDYAHFGMLGQVPGIFATVQGTPTNTRKNKSYDNIVFDQRRTTEFAGQAGVLDLMAAFKMTEEQALDVSDHLPVWATFSTTESGGGTLASAPGATTR; encoded by the coding sequence CGAGCAGGTTCTCGAGCAATTGCCCAGCGGCACGCAGGCAACGACGACGTCGAATCCGCAGCCAGGAGAATCGATTCGCCTTGCCAGCTTCAACATCCAGGTTTTCGGGCAATCGAAGATCGAGAAGCCGGAAGTTATGAAGGTGCTAACCCAAGTGGTCAAATCCTTCGACATCGTGGCGGTGCAAGAGCTTCGCAGTAAAGAACAAGATGTCATCCCGCGTTGGCTGGAGATGATCAACGCCGATGGTTCTCGTTGGGCTTCCCTCGTGGGACCGCGGTTGGGACGTACTGCCAGCACCGAGCAATACGTATTCCTGTATAACACAGCGAAAATCGAGTTCGTCGATAAGAGCGACTTCACGATCAACGACCCGCATGATTTGCTTCACCGCGAGCCATATGTCGCCTCGTTTCGTACCCGCGTGGGTCCTGGCGTTCAGCCGTTCAGCTTTACGCTGATCAATATCCATACCGACCCAGACGAGGTCGACGAAGAGTTGGATGCGTTGGCCGAGGTTTATGAAGTTGTCCGCGATGCCAATCCCAACGAAGACGACGTAATCCTGCTAGGCGACTTGAATACGGACTACGCGCACTTCGGGATGCTGGGCCAAGTCCCTGGTATTTTCGCTACAGTCCAGGGGACGCCTACCAACACACGTAAGAATAAGAGCTACGATAACATCGTCTTTGACCAGCGGCGTACGACCGAGTTCGCCGGTCAGGCAGGTGTCTTGGATCTGATGGCCGCTTTTAAAATGACCGAAGAACAAGCCTTGGATGTTTCCGACCACCTACCGGTCTGGGCGACATTCTCGACGACGGAAAGTGGAGGGGGCACGCTCGCTTCCGCTCCGGGGGCGACCACTCGGTAG
- a CDS encoding DUF6960 family protein, with protein sequence MTPTDDSIPIQHSEAFPVKPPVTWVMFPRWPEDGDGWIFPQDRHKAEGLIPSDVIFRRETTEDDFYLISYGDIQMKIHPVMMEEVPEPKYKMGEIVELTHQFDIEKISTGTIYAVRWSDYYQEPQYYLIRGDLKSQNAYLAKDLRHYEPPKEFHAMHEYEP encoded by the coding sequence ATGACACCCACGGACGACTCCATTCCCATCCAGCACAGCGAAGCGTTTCCTGTGAAGCCGCCAGTCACTTGGGTAATGTTTCCCCGCTGGCCAGAAGATGGCGACGGTTGGATCTTTCCCCAGGATCGCCACAAAGCAGAAGGGCTGATTCCGAGTGATGTCATCTTTCGTCGTGAAACTACGGAAGATGACTTTTACCTGATCAGCTACGGCGATATCCAAATGAAGATACACCCGGTGATGATGGAAGAAGTCCCGGAACCCAAATACAAGATGGGCGAGATCGTCGAATTAACCCATCAGTTCGACATCGAGAAAATCTCGACTGGCACCATCTACGCGGTTCGCTGGAGCGACTACTACCAGGAACCGCAGTATTATCTCATCCGCGGCGATCTCAAGAGCCAGAATGCTTACCTGGCCAAAGACCTACGCCACTACGAGCCTCCCAAGGAGTTCCACGCGATGCACGAGTACGAACCGTAG